The Chryseobacterium sp. JV274 sequence CGGATAAACAATTAATACTAAAATAATGATAGGAAACCAACATCCGTGGCATGATGTTTCACCAGGAGAGCATCTGCCACAAATAGTTACAGCAGTTATTGAAATCCCTACTGGCAGCCGCACAAAATATGAAATAGACAAACTCTCGGGATTAATAAGATTGGATAGGATTCTTTTATCTTCCATGTATTATCCTGCCAATTACGGGATTATACCACAGACCTATTACAGTGACGGAGATCCGTTAGATATTCTTGTGCTATGTTCGGAAAACCTTGTTCCCCTTACTCTGGTTAATGCAAGGGTAATAGGAATAATGGAGATGACGGACGAAGATAAAAAAGATCATAAAATAATAGCGGTGGCTGAAAATGATTCTTCTATGCTGCACATTCATGATATTGAAGATCTGCCGGCTTATACCATTAATGAGATTCAGAATTTTTTTGAAGAATATAAAAAATTAGAAGAGAAAATAGTACAGGTATTTGGTTTCAAAAATAGGAAAGAAGCTTTCACTTGTATTGAAGAAAGTTTAATGATGTATATCAAAGAAATTAAACCCAAAATAAAAAATATTTAATTGGGTTCTTTTTTGCCTATCTTAATAGTACGTTGGCATTATGTAAGGATAAATGAATTATAATTTTGAATGATTAGGCAGCAATTATCTTTTTTGTTTTTCGTTTTCTTTTCTCTTTTTATTAAAATAACCCCTTAGCAAAAAATTGTTCTTAGCGGCGGCTTCTATTTCTCTCAATTCACCGACACCTTTTTCAATATTAATGATAGTGGAATCTACAGACTTCCCTAATTTAGGATTGTTTGTAAGTTTCGATAATACATTCTCATCATTATTTATTTTCGATGTAAATTGAATAAGATCATCAGAGCT is a genomic window containing:
- a CDS encoding inorganic diphosphatase — its product is MIGNQHPWHDVSPGEHLPQIVTAVIEIPTGSRTKYEIDKLSGLIRLDRILLSSMYYPANYGIIPQTYYSDGDPLDILVLCSENLVPLTLVNARVIGIMEMTDEDKKDHKIIAVAENDSSMLHIHDIEDLPAYTINEIQNFFEEYKKLEEKIVQVFGFKNRKEAFTCIEESLMMYIKEIKPKIKNI